The DNA window ATTTATACTTACCGTCTGCTCCTGATGACGGAGAATCGTCGGGACATCGGAGACGGCGGTGACATCGAACACAGGATGCGTCGTCCTCCGCTGCATTTCAAGTATGCCCTCTTCCGCGGCACGGACCGGATATCCGATGTTCAAAGAGAGAAGGAATCGGTCCTTCTGCGCCTCGGGCAGCGGGAATGTACCTTCGAATTCGATGGGGTTCTCCGTCGCGATGAGGAAGAACGGTTTGGGGAGCTCGATGCGTCTGCCCTCAACGCTCACCTGTCCTTCCGCCATCGCTTCAAGGAGCGCCGATTGCGAACGTGGTGTCGCACGATTCACCTCGTCGACAAGCACGAACGAGGCGTGCAACGGGCCTTTGCGGAAACGGAAACGCCCGCGCTTCTGATCGAATATGGAAACACCGATGATGTCCGCCGGGAGAAGATCGGGCGTGCACTGGATGCGCTTGAAGCTTACGCCGAGCGCACGGGCAAGCGCATGGGCGAGCACGGTCTTCCCGACACCGGGAACATCCTCGAGCAGCACATGGCCGCGGGCAAGGACGGCGACCAGCAGTTTTTCTATCACCGCCCGTTTTCCGACGAACGCTTTTTCGACGGCGGCAATGACCGATTCGCCCCACATGCGTATCTCATCCATACGGCCTCCGATGCTTCGATCCGCACCTCTCGCGGGCACAGTGAAGTATCCATACCCAGTATATTACATTTATTGAAAAACACCAAAGCGGTTTCGCATTGCAGTAGAACAAGATCTTCATGCAATGAAATAAGGATAGGATTTTCATTTTTGATCTATCCGGCCCCACCCCGTACGGCCGAAGGCCGTAGCTGGCGGCAGAGCCGCTACGCCATCGAGCATTGTCATTCCGCCCGAATTCATCGATATTTTATTTCCCGCGACAACAACTCTTTTACGCCTATGCATCTACGCATCTGCGCTTGCACTGAGCCCAGCCGAAGTGAATTCGCTTATGTATTGGACTTCGTCCGATATCGGGATGTATGGTAACTTGAGTTCTGGCTGTTCTGGGCTCGCTCCGCGCCCTCCCGTAGCGGCTCTGCCGCCAGGCAGCGCCCTTTGGGCGCACGCATGGCGCCGCTCGCACTCGGCATCCCACAGCGGCTTCGCCGCCGGGCTGCGCCAAAGGCGCACGCGTGCCTACGGGCGGTGCTCGCGGCGGCTCAATGTACCAGGCATCAATAACCTCCGAGCGGCTATATCTGCGCGAGCGATCCAGCAATGAACTTCTCGTTACGGGGGCAGCGAAGCGGCCAGACGAAAACCGGACATTGCTTCGCTGCTGCCCGGCTCGTAATTGCCGTGATCATCCCCGATACGTGGCTCTTTAATGATCCAATCTCCTCCACGGCCAGTGCGCTCAACGCCAGACGAAGGTCCGCGCGGGTCGGTGATCACCGATTCGGGATCATATTTTAATCCATGCCAATCCCAGCACCATTCCCACACATTGCCGCTCATGTCGTATATTCCAAGCTCGTTGGGCACCTTCGTTCCCACCGGATGTGTTTTAAATTGACTGTTATCGCAATACCATGCCACTGTATCCGGATCGTTCCCGCCGGAATAGAGGTATCCTTTGCTCTTTCGTCCCCCGCGCGCCGCAAATTCCCATTCTGCTTCCGTCGGCAGGCGAAAACCGTCCACGTTCCAATCGCACATTACGGTGTTACCGGTTCTGCGATACGCCGGATGCAGTCCTGCTTTCAGGCTTAACTTATTGCAAAAGTCCACGGCATTGAACCAATTCACCTTTTCGACGGGCAACGCGCCCCCTGGGGTCTTACTCGGGTTGTTCCCCATCACCGCTTTCCATTGCGCCTGCGTTACTTCTGTCCTTCCAATATAAAAAGCATGGACCTTTACCCGATGCGGCGGCGGATTATATTCGCTCGTGCCATCCTTTCCCATCAGAAATGTCCCGCCGCCTACCAGAACCATGTCGATGCCGCCCATTTTGGTTATCATACCGTCGCTGACGCTGACCCAGCCGGTACCAGAGCGAATTACCGCGGCGCTCCAAAGCGCTCCTTCTTCACCAGGCGCGACTATTTTAATTTCCTCCGGCCGCAGTTCGAAACGCCCCCCCGACGGCAACACTTCGAACGGCACGCGCAGCGTATATTCTTTTGCAGCATAGCGACTCGTCACGTTCAAATTCGTCGCTTGGGTATCTCCCCCGGCAAGGCCTATGATCCCGTTGAATTTCAATGCCAAGAGTTTCACTTCACCCCTTATCGGGAACGTTTTTTTTTCACCGTCCATCGGCCCAAGCTCCCAGGATGCGGATGCTTCAGCCAATTCCGAGGCCCTGGCTGCGGTTTCCCGGCAGGCGGGAAGGAATTTTCCAGACATCGCTTTCTGCTCCGCGGCCACGATCTCTTCTATCGTTTTTTTCTCAGCAATGACCGCCTCGTCAGTTTCCTTTTTCAGCCGCGCAGCATATTCGGCCTTCGATTCGGTTTCATCCCTCGCCTGTTTTACTATTTCTTCTCGTTTCTTTTTCCATTCCGCTGCACAACCAACCCGCTTCGCAGCATACTCATCCCGTAACGACTGTAGCCCATTCCATACTGCAGCAAGTCCGACCTCAAGACTTTTGAGCGTCGGCGTGTCATTACCCGCCTGTACCGCGGGTGCATCTGCTGCGGTAAGACTGAACATCATGCACATCGACTGTACTATCGCAAATCGAACGATGATCTTCATTCAGGCCTCCTTTTCTTTTTTATTACGGAAACGGAAGGACCAATCGGAAACCCGTACCACTGCTGCGAAGTTCCATCATTGCCCCGTAGCGGCGTGCTGC is part of the Spirochaetota bacterium genome and encodes:
- a CDS encoding SUMF1/EgtB/PvdO family nonheme iron enzyme encodes the protein MKIIVRFAIVQSMCMMFSLTAADAPAVQAGNDTPTLKSLEVGLAAVWNGLQSLRDEYAAKRVGCAAEWKKKREEIVKQARDETESKAEYAARLKKETDEAVIAEKKTIEEIVAAEQKAMSGKFLPACRETAARASELAEASASWELGPMDGEKKTFPIRGEVKLLALKFNGIIGLAGGDTQATNLNVTSRYAAKEYTLRVPFEVLPSGGRFELRPEEIKIVAPGEEGALWSAAVIRSGTGWVSVSDGMITKMGGIDMVLVGGGTFLMGKDGTSEYNPPPHRVKVHAFYIGRTEVTQAQWKAVMGNNPSKTPGGALPVEKVNWFNAVDFCNKLSLKAGLHPAYRRTGNTVMCDWNVDGFRLPTEAEWEFAARGGRKSKGYLYSGGNDPDTVAWYCDNSQFKTHPVGTKVPNELGIYDMSGNVWEWCWDWHGLKYDPESVITDPRGPSSGVERTGRGGDWIIKEPRIGDDHGNYEPGSSEAMSGFRLAASLPP
- a CDS encoding AAA family ATPase, with protein sequence MDEIRMWGESVIAAVEKAFVGKRAVIEKLLVAVLARGHVLLEDVPGVGKTVLAHALARALGVSFKRIQCTPDLLPADIIGVSIFDQKRGRFRFRKGPLHASFVLVDEVNRATPRSQSALLEAMAEGQVSVEGRRIELPKPFFLIATENPIEFEGTFPLPEAQKDRFLLSLNIGYPVRAAEEGILEMQRRTTHPVFDVTAVSDVPTILRHQEQTVSIN